In the genome of Vicia villosa cultivar HV-30 ecotype Madison, WI linkage group LG7, Vvil1.0, whole genome shotgun sequence, one region contains:
- the LOC131619730 gene encoding uncharacterized protein LOC131619730, whose translation MVISGQREELGPVLWPEFLGVNDPSQLESSANMARYGDVKLRVAVKGGNSNIYSSKSIWWSDILSLEKNIPENFIGAKKIFGLGMDVYIAGMEGWIDGVWHWNNFGIPFLLDSEIGAATMLRHFLGQQHCPLPGREGAVPEWTADESKRFTVSSCYKVLFSRYVTFGPSNRFDIELESIWKCDVPLKINAFGWRCFLNRIPTKDLLANRVNDLHFCYILGSMIMITLCCHVLRDLLVMSKNINNLKTITDSKTSQHLSLKMNRSWMYDRVNSNRYGLKDDFVSGVEDFVNKAMNRPEFLNDGGIRCPCVKCACIPFKAPSEVRHHLYKDGFLPNYYTWTDHGEDNQNVGFDVHSNSGGNAGGDNLDDEEQFDAMNEMVYDASRQFVNAPNVNANMENETVGEGEVPNGEAQRFYDVLTSANQPLYEGASESRLSISVKLLAAMSNWHVPQKALDFFTQMLIDVCPTNQRLPENHYQVKKLVSKLGLEVEKIDCCVNGCLLFYKEDSTLTQCRVCGAARYVPRKSGMGDYKDVAVKRMLYFPIIPRLQRLYASKESASQMRWHRENTSNPNVMRHPSDGKAWKHFDEVYPDYASDPRNVRLGLCTDGFTPYIQASSSPYSCWPIIVTPYNLPPEMCMTKPYMFLTCLVPGPYNPKAKIDVYLQPLIDDLLRLWKDGVVTYDISMKQNFVMRAHLMWTINDFPAYGMLSGWGTQGRLACPYCMDSTEAFTLDYGGKQSWFDCHRRFLPMDHPFRKSKKRFAKNKIKKKRPPYMFTGHDLWEVVRDFPKVTDSDWATKFPGYGKQHNWIKRSIFWDLPYWKDNLLRHNLDVMHIEKNVFDNVFNTVMNDPAKTKDNEKARLDLPLNCLRGDLELRPLPNGKMSKPKAKFSLTVEEAKLVCRWIKELKMPDGYASNLSRCADVTKGRMKGMKSHDCHVFMECLLPIAFRSLPSEIWKPLTELSRFFKDLCCNTLKLEDLVRLEQNIPIIICKLERIFPPGFFDSMEHLPIHLPNEAILGGPVQYRWMYPFERLMGDYKRSVKNKARVEGSICTAYLHRETTYFCSHYFKTVSLLPSTSSRNDPGSYHENVQQTLSVFNKCGRPSGKPRDYWVLDKEWESAHMHVLINCDEVKPYLELFMQYHRINEEDASGLIHEQFPSWLKEYVNDERNGTPSPYVKALAFGPNPKATSWHIYFVNGYKFHTEEWSHGKKTTNCGVHVKGITNGGEDDFYGIIQRILQLEYYGFSNKISLFYCAWFDPTSNSGTRVNKVYNIVDIKMNKRYRQYDPFILAQEAKQVYYVPYPDMCRNMRGWCAAITTKPRGYVEIDNTNDEIPYQSDEMSPVVPITELEQIRGLADEGLIDVVDPVVVTNDPMIQDGENNDVD comes from the exons GCTCGATATGGAGATGTAAAGCTTAGAGTTGCCGTTAAAGGAGGGAACTCTAATATTTATAGTTCCAAGTCTATTTGGTGGTCCGACATTCTTTCGTTAGAAAAGAATATTCCGGAGAATTTTATTGGTGCTAAAAAAATTTTCGGGTTGGGGATG GACGTTTATATAGCCGGTATGGAAGGTTGGATTGACGGCGTTTGGCATTGGAACAATTTCGGCATTCCATTTTTGCTGGATTCGGAGATTGGGGCAGCAACTATGTTGCGGCATTTCCTGGGACAGCAGCACTGTCCGTTGCCTGGCCGTGAGGGTGCTGTTCCGGAGTGGACAGCGGACGAGTCGAAGCGCTTTACGGTCTCCTCTTGTTACAAAGTCCTTTTCTCTAGGTACGTCACTTTTGGTCCTTCAAATCGCTTTGATATAGAATTGGAATCTATATGGAAGTGTGATGTTCCGTTGAAAATAAATGCGTTCGGTTGGAGGTGTTTCTTAAATAGAATTCCTACAAAAGATTTGCTTGCGAATCGAG TCAATGATTTACACTTTTGTTACATTTTGGGTTCTATGATTATGATTACCCTTTGTTGTCATGTGCTGCGTGATTTATTAGTAATG TCGAAGAACATCAACAATTTGAAGACCATCACCGATTCAAAAACATCGCAGCATCTTTCTCTG AAAATGAATCGAAGTTGGATGTATGATAGAGTAAACTCCAATAGgtatggtttgaaagatgattttgtTAGTGGAGTTGAAGATTTTGTCAATAAGGCCATGAATCGACCAGAATTTTTAAATGATGGAGGGATAAGATGTCCTTGTGTAAAATGCGCCTGCATTCCCTTTAAGGCGCCTAGTGAGGTTAGACATCATTTGTACAAAGATGGTTTTTTGCCCAACTATTACACATGGACTGATCATGGAGAAGATAATCAGAATGTAGGCTTTGATGTTCATTCCAATAGTGGCGGAAATGCTGGTGGGGAtaatctggatgatgaagaacaatttgatgcaatgaatgaaatggtCTATGATGCTAGTAGGCAATTTGTTAATGCCCCAAATGTGAATGCTAATATGGAAAATGAAACGGTTGGTGAGGGCGAGGTACCAAATGGAGAAGCTCAACGATTTTATGATGTATTGACCTCTGCAAACCAACCCCTTTATGAGGGAGCTTCTGAATCCAGACTATCTATTTCAGTTAAGTTGTTGGCTGCCATGTCTAATTGGCATGTTCCTCAAAAGGCCTTGGATTTTTTCACTCAAATGCTTATAGATGTTTGTCCAACAAATCAACGCTTACCTGAAAACCATTACCAAGTGAAGAAGTTGGTGTCTAAGTTAGGATTGGAGGTTGAGAAAATTGATTGTTGTGTGAATGGatgcttattattttataaagaaGATAGCACTTTAACTCAATGTAGAGTTTGTGGGGCTGCTAGGTATGTTCCTCGAAAGAGTGGAATGGGAGACTACAAAGATGTGGCTGTGAAGAGAATGTTATACTTTCCAATCATTCCTAGGTTACAACGACTTTATGCTTCAAAGGAATCTGCATCTCAAATGAGATGGCATCGCGAAAACACGAGCAATCCAAATGTTATGCGTCACCCATCTGATGGAAAAGCATGGAAACACTTTGATGAAGTTTATCCTGATTATGCTAGTGACCCAAGAAATGTAAGATTAGGTTTATGTACTGATGGGTTTACACCTTACATTCAAGCCTCTAGTTCTCCGTATTCATGTTGGCCGATAATAGTCACACCGTATAATCTCCCTCCTGAAATGTGCATGAccaaaccatacatgtttttgactTGTCTTGTACCTGGACCGTACAACCCAAAAGCTAAAATAGATGTTTACTTGCAACCTTTGATTGATGATTTGTTGCGCTTGTGGAAAGATGGCGTTGTGACATATGATATCTCTATGAAGCAAAATTTTGTCATGAGAGCGCATTTAATGTGGACAatcaatgattttccagcatatggTATGTTGTCTGGATGGGGGACACAAGGTAGATTAGCATGCCCTTATTGCATGGATAGTACAGAGGCTTTCACCTTAGACTATGGGGGAAAACAATCTTGGTTTGATTGTCATCGTCGGTTTTTACCAATGGATCATCCGTTTAGAAAAAGTAAAAAGAGATTTGCAAAAAACAAGATTAAGAAAAAAAGACCACCTTACATGTTTACCGGCCATGATCTCTGGGAAGTTGTCCGTGATTTTCCAAAAGTGACAGATAGTGATTGGGCCACCAAATTTCCAGGGTATGGTAAACAACATAATTGGatcaaaagaagtatattttgggatctTCCATATTGGAAGGACAACTTGTTAAGGCACAACCTTGATGTGATGCACATCGAGAAGAATGTATTTGATAATGTGTTTAACACCGTCATGAATgatcctgcaaaaacaaaggacAATGAAAAGGCAAGATTGGATTTACCTCTTAATTGTTTACGTGGGGATTTAGAGTTGCGTCCTCTACCTAATGGAAAGATGTCTAAGCCAAAGGCAAAATTTTCGTTGACAGTCGAAGAGGCAAAGCTAGTCTGTAGATGGATTAAGGAACTAAAAATGCCTGATGGCTATGCTTCGAATCTTTCTAGGTGTGCCGATGTCACCAAGGGTAGGATGAAGGGGATGAAATCCCATGACTGTCATGTATTCATGGAGTGTTTGCTTCCAATTGCTTTTCGTTCCTTGCCTAGTGAGATATGGAAGCCGCTAACTGAGTTAAGTCGATTTTTTAAAGACTTGTGTTGTAATACATTGAAGTTGGAAGACCTTGTTAGGTTGGAGCAGAACATTCCCATCATCATATGCAAGCTAGAAAGAATTTTTCCACCAGGTTTCTTTGACTCGATGGAACATCTCCCAATTCACCTGCCTAATGAAGCAATCCTTGGTGGTCCTGTACAATATCGTTGGATGTATCCATTTGAAAG ATTGATGGGAGACTACAAGCGTTCAGTGAAAAATAAAGCCAGGGTTGAAGGTTCAATATGCACTGCCTACCTGCATCGTGAAACTACTTATTTTTGCTCTCACTATTTCAAGACCGTTAGTTTGTTGCCAAGTACAAGTTCTAGAAACGATCCTGGATCATATCATGAGAATGTCCAACAAACACTTTCTGTTTTTAACAAATGTGGTCGTCCTAGTGGAAAGCCTCGAGACTATTGGGTGCTTGATAAAGAATGGGAATCTGCTCACATGCACGTCCTAATCAATTGTGATGAGGTTAAACCGTACCTCGA ATTGTTCATGCAATATCATCGTATCAATGAGGAAGATGCTTCTGGTCTTATACACgagcaatttccttcatggctaaagGAATAT GTGAATGATGAGAGAAATGGAACACCTAGTCCATACGTGAAGGCATTAGCATTCGGTCCTAATCCTAAGGCAACATCATGGCACATCTACTTTGTTAATGGGTACAAGTTTCACACTGAAGAATGGAGTCATGGTAAAAAGACTACTAATTGTGGGGTACATGTTAAAGGAATTACAAATGGAGGAGAAGATGATTTTTATGGTATCATCCAACGTATCCTTCAATTGGAATACTATGGCTTTAGCAACAAGATTTCCCTATTTTACTGTGCTTGGTTTGATCCAACAAGTAATAGTGGCACAAGAGTTAATAAGGTGTACAATATTGTTGACATTAAGATGAATAAGCGATATCGTCAATATGATCCGTTCATTCTTGCACAAGAAGCAAAACAAGTGTATTATGTCCCATATCCAGATATGTGTAGAAACATGCGTGGATGGTGTGCTGCAATCACCACTAAACCAAGGGGTTATGTGGAGATAGATAACACCAATGATGAAATTCCTTATCAATCCGATGAAATGTCACCAGTTGTACCTATTACAGAACTTGAACAAATACGTGGTTTAGCCGATGAAGGATTAATTGATGTGGTCGATCCAGTAGTAGTGACAAATGATCCAATGATTCAAGATGGAGAGAACAATGATGTAGATTAG